The Caballeronia sp. M1242 nucleotide sequence GGGCGTGAACATCACGCGCTCGTTCAAGCTCTATAGCTGGTGCTCGCGCATTCGCGGCGTGGAGTCGGGCGGCGCGGTCGAAGGCTTGCCCGTGCACAGTTTCCCGACCGACGACGGCGGCGTCGACATGAAGTGCCCGACGGAGATCGCCATCTCGGACCGCCGTGAGGCCGAACTGGCGAAGAACGGCTTCATGCCGCTGATTCATCGCAAAAACTCGGATTTCGCGGCGTTCATCGGCGCCCAGTCGCTGCAAAAGCCCTTCGAATACGAAGACCCCGACGCCACGGCCAACGCCGCGCTCGCCGCGCGCCTGCCGTATCTGTTCGCGTGCAACCGCTTCGCGCATTATCTGAAGTGCATCGTGCGCGACAAGGTAGGCAGCTTCAAGGAACGCTCCGACATGGAGACGTGGCTCAACAAGTGGATCACGCAGTATGTGGACGGCGATCCGGCCAATTCATCCGAGCACACGAAAGCGCAGAAGCCGCTCGCCGCCGCCGAGGTGAAAGTGCAGGAAGTGCCGGGCGCGCCGGGCTACTACACGTCGCAGTTCTATCTGCGTCCGCATTATCAGCTCGAAGGGCTGACGGTGTCGCTGCGGCTCGTGTCGCGTTTGCCGTCGCAGAAGGAAGCGGCCTGACTTTGGGCTGTGCCGGTCGATGCCCGCCTCACACGGCGGGCATCTGCAATACCGTGGTTGCCGACGCATCGCCCACCCACACCGCGCTTGCGGTGAAATTGTCGTGTCCGGGCCGCGCGCTTTCGCGCAGATGCTCGACCATCAGATCGAGCCACGCGGCGGGAGTCGGCACCCGTCCGATCGAGTCGATCATCACGGATTCGTCGAGATACTCCCAAAAGCCGTCGGTGCAGAGCAGGAACGCGTCGCCATCGGCGATCGGAAAGGGCTCGGTCGACACCGCGATGTCGAGATCATCCGCCGTGCCGAGCGCCGAGAACAGCACGTTGCGGCGCGGGTAGCTGCGCACGTCGCGCGCTTCGAGGAGATTCGCGTCGATCATGCTTTGCACGAGGCTGTGATCCTGCGTCTGCACGACGGTCGCGCCGCGCCGGAAACAATAGAGCCGTGTGTCGCCGCAATGCGCCCACGACGCATGCCCCGCCGCCTCGTCGATGCCGAGCAGCGCCGCCGTGGAACGCATCTGCGCGAGTTTGCCGTCGTGTTCCTGAGCGTCGATGATGGCGTCGTTCGCGCGCAGCAGCACGCGCAACAGGTTTGGCCCGGTGAGCGCGACGCCCGCCTGCGCGATCCGCGCGAGTTCGGCGAGCACGGTCTCGACCGCGATGCGCGAGGCGGTGTCGCCGCCGCCATGACCGCCCGCGCCGTCCGCGACCACGCACGCGAACAGCGCCGCGTGCCGCCATTGTCCGTGAGCGTCTTCGTTGCGCGAGCGACCGCCGGCATCGCTCACGCTCGCGGTTTGCAGTTGCATGTCGGTTCTCCGGCGCGCGTTATCGGCGCGCGCGGCGTTTCAGTTCGCCGATTTGCGCTTCGTAAGCGGCGACGAATGCGCGGCCGAACAGCATGTGGAAATCCTCGGTCGCCTCGCTCGAGAGCTGGCCGTACAGTTCCGTGAAGAGAACCCAGCAGCGCGCGCGGCGCTTGTTGCCGGACATGAGATCGTCGAACCGCGAGCGAGCGGGCAGGCGCGCCTCGATGCGCTGCGGCTCGAAGCGCTCGAACACGCCGTCGAGTGCCGCGCGCATGCCCGCGACCATGCCGACCTGATGCGCGCGCAGGTCGGCGCAGGCATCGGCGAGGGCGGCGGCGGGCGGCATGAAGCCGCGCACCGGCGGACTCAGCAGATGCGTAAGCGCCGCGTCCACGTTCGGCGAGAACTTCAGCGGATTGTTGTCCGCCGCCGCGATGATCGTCGCGTCCGTGCGCATCTCGCGTTTGAACGCGGCGCGCGCGCAAAGCAGATCGAGCGTCCCCTGGATCGATTCTCGCAGTAACACGCCGATGAGCTGCATCAGCGCGGGCGTGAGCGCTTCGATGCGCAAGCCGGGGGCGGCGAGGCCTTGCAGCAGTGCATCCAAGAGCGCGCGCTGATCGTCCTGCACGACTGGCGCTGGCGAAGGGGAAGGCGAAGGCGCGGCGCGCGCGCCCGGCGGCGTGAATGCGCTGTGCAGCTCAGCGCCGGCGTCGGACTGCGTGGCGGGCGGCGCGACCGGCCGCGCCGCGCCGGTCAGACTCGCGAAAGGGTCGTCGTCATGGGCGGTGTTCGGCTGCGTGATCGGTTCGATGAGGGGACTCACCGCCGAGGACCCACACGGAGCAAGCGAGAACAGTTCGTCGATGGAGCGCCTGGATGCGGGATCGTCGAACTCGAAGTCGAAACGGTCCTCGGGCGATGCCAGCGGTTCAGCCGCGGCGGGCACATCGAACAGGCCCGCGAACGGATCGTCCGGCGCCGCGGCGCTCGCGTGCGATGCCTCGAACGCCGTCTCCGTGCACTCTTCGGCGGAAACTTCGGCGCGCAGCTGATAGCCGCCGATCTGCACCTCGTCTCCATGCGCGAGCGGCACTTCCTGGCCGGGGTCGAGCGGCACGCCGTTGACGAGCGCGGGATTGCTGCCGCGATCCGTGAGCCGGTAGGCGCCGTCGCGCCACGCAATTTGCGCGTGCATGCGCGACACGGTGCGCTCGGCGTCGTCGAGCACGAGGCGGTTCGTCAGCGCGCGCCCGATCGTGCCGCCCTCGGCATCGAAACTTGCCGCGAGCGGTGTGCGCGGCGGCTGCCCATTGTGACGAGTGACCGTGAGTGTCAGCATGGTTCAGTCGAACGCGTAAATAAAGTCGCCCGCGCTCGCCGACAGACGAATACGCCCGAGCGCGCCGCCTTCGGTGAGCCGCGTCAGATACTCCGTGGAAATGCGCGGCAGCACGGTGTTGGTGAGCAGCGCATCGATCACGCGCCCGCCCGACTCCGCCTCCGTGCAGCGCGACACGATCAGCCGCACGGCGTCGTCGTCGTATTCGAACGGAATGCCGTGATTGTCCGCCACGCGCCTCTGAATGCGCTTCAGTTGCAGCCGCACGATGTCGGCCATCATCGCGTCGGAGAGCGGGTAGTACGGCACCGTGACGAGCCGTCCGAGCAGCGCGGCGGGAAAGACGTCGAGCAACGGTCCGCGCAGCGCGGCCGTGAGCGCTTCGGGCGACGGCGCGGCCGCAGAGTCGCGGCACATCGACATGATGACATCCGAGCCGACGTTCGAAGTCAGCAGAATGATCGTGTTCTTGAAGTCGATGTAGCGTCCCTCGCCGTCCTCCATCCAGCCCTTGTCGAAGACCTGGAAGAAGATCTCGTGCACGTCGGGATGCGCCTTTTCCACTTCATCGAGCAGCACCACGCTGTACGGCCGGCGGCGCACCGCCTCCGTGAGGATGCCGCCCTCGCCGTAGCCCACATAGCCGGGCGGCGCGCCCTTGAGCGTGGAAACGGTATGCGCTTCCTGGAACTCGCTCATGTTGATGGTGATGACGTTCTGCTCGCCGCCATACAGCGTTTCCGCGAGCGCGAGCGCGGTTTCCGTCTTGCCGACGCCCGAGGTGCCCGCGAGCAGGAACACGCCAATCGGCTTGTCGGGATTGTCGAGGCGCGCGCGCGACGTCTGGATGCGCTTGGCGATCATGTCGAGCGCATGGCGCTGGCCGATCACGCGGCGCTCCAGCGAGTCGGCGAGCCCGAGCACGGCGGCCAGTTCGTTTCTCATCATCTTGCCGACGGGAATGCCGGTCCAGTCCGCGACCACGCCCGCGACCACGCCCGCATCGACGCTCGGCAGAATGAGCGGCGCGTCGCCTTGCAGTTCGGCGAGACGCGCGTTGAGTTGCGAAAGACGCGTGAGGCGATCGCTGCGTGTCGACGGCGGCGTATCGACGGCTTCGCCTTCTTCGCGCAACGACGCCCGCAGCGCGAGTACTTCATCGACGACGCGCTTCTCTTCGTTCCAGCGCGCCTCCAGTCCGCCGAGCGCATCGCGTTCGCGGGCGAGCGCCGCCTCGACATCCGCCGCGCGCGTGCCGACGTCCACGCCGACAGTCGCCTCGCGCGCGATGATCTGCGCCTCCACGTCCAGCGCTTCGATGCGGCGGCGGCAATCGTCCACTTGCGGCGGCGTCGCGTGCTGGCTGACCGCGACGCGCGCGCACGCGGTGTCGAGCAGCGACACGGCCTTGTCGGGCAACTGGCGCGCCGGAATATAGCGATGCGACAGCCGCACGGCCGCCTCGATGGCCTCGTCGAGCAACTGCACGCGATGATGCCCTTCGAGCACGGCCGCCACGCCGCGCAGCATGCGCACGGCTTTGTGCTCGTCGGGTTCGAGCACCTGCACGACCTGAAAGCGCCGCGTGAGCGCCGGATCTTTCTCGATGTGCTTCTTGTACTCCGCCCACGTCGTCGCGCCGATGGTGCGCAAGTCGCCGCGCGCGAGCGCCGGTTTGAGCAGGTTGGCCGCGTCGCCGGTGCCGGCCGCGCCGCCCGCGCCGACGATCGTATGCACTTCGTCGATGAAGAGAATCACCGGCTTTGGACTCGCCTGCACGTCCTCGACGACCTGGCGCAGCCGCTGCTCGAACTCGCCCCTCATGCTCGCGCCCGCCTGCAAGAGACCGAGATCGAGCGACCAGAGCGCGACCTCGCGCAAGGGCGGCGGCACGTCGCCGCGCGCGAGGCGTTGCGCGAAGCCTTCCACCACGGCGGTCTTGCCCACGCCGGCCTCGCCGGTGAGAAGCGGATTGTTCTGCCGCCGTCGCATCAGGATATCGACGAGCTGGCGGATTTCCTCGTCGCGGCCGGTGACCGGATCGAGCTCGCCCTGACGCGCCTTCGCGGTGAGATCGGTGGCGTACTTGTGCAAGGCTTCCTGGCGGCCCCTGCTCGCGGGCGCGGTCTCGTCGCCGGCTGCGGGCGCCTGCGCATGCGGCTCGTCTTCCGCTTCCTCGACCGAATCCGCGACGATGCGCGCGAAGTTGTCCGACAGATCTTCCGGCTTGATGCGCTCGAACTGCCGCGAGATGCCGATGAGCACATTGCGCAACCGCTGTGTCTTCAGCATGCCGACGAGCAGATGGCCCGTGCGCACTTTCGTCGCGCCGTAGAGCAGCGTGCCGTACACCCAGCCGCGCTCGATCGCGTCGGTGATGTGCTCGGAGAGATCGGAGATCGCGGTGGCGCCGCGCGGCAGTCGATCCAGCGACGCGGTGAGATCGCGCGCGAGCGTGGCCGCGTCCACGCCGTAATGCGCGACGATGCGCTCCATGTCCGAGCGCGGCGTTTCCAGTATCTGCATGAGCCAGTGCGAAAGCTCGACATACGGGTTGCCACGCATCTTGCAGTAGACCGTCGCGCTTTCCACGGTCTTGTAGCCGAGCCTGTCCAGCTTGCCGAACAGCGCCACACGACTGATTTCCGCCATCGTCCGACTCCTTTGAACGCCCGCGAGCCGACCGGAGGCGCGGCTTTCCGATAAGACGGCGCTCATGCCGCGTTTTTGCAAAGCGCATCGGCGTCGAGCGCGAGATCGGCGCGATCGCTCGTGCGCTCGGCGGTGCCGAGCCACGCCGAGTAGCCGAGGCGTCCGTGGCGGCCCGGCCGCGCGGTAGGCACTTCCTTCGCGGCAAGCACGAGCTGCGCATCCCACGCAAGTTCCCCGTTCAGATGGCGTCTGACCAGCGCCACGAGCGTCGGCAGCGCGCCGCCGCCCGGCAGAAACGCCTCGTATTGCGCGAGCGTGAGGGGCCCGAGCACGAGCCGGAACGCATGCTGGCGGTCCCACACATGAGCGCCGAGGACCGCGCCCTGGCCGAGCGACGCAGATCGTCCCGCGCGCGAACGCAGCGCGGTGCGCTCGTCGCGCGGCAGCGTCATCCAGTGCCCG carries:
- a CDS encoding PP2C family serine/threonine-protein phosphatase, encoding MQLQTASVSDAGGRSRNEDAHGQWRHAALFACVVADGAGGHGGGDTASRIAVETVLAELARIAQAGVALTGPNLLRVLLRANDAIIDAQEHDGKLAQMRSTAALLGIDEAAGHASWAHCGDTRLYCFRRGATVVQTQDHSLVQSMIDANLLEARDVRSYPRRNVLFSALGTADDLDIAVSTEPFPIADGDAFLLCTDGFWEYLDESVMIDSIGRVPTPAAWLDLMVEHLRESARPGHDNFTASAVWVGDASATTVLQMPAV
- the tagH gene encoding type VI secretion system-associated FHA domain protein TagH; its protein translation is MLTLTVTRHNGQPPRTPLAASFDAEGGTIGRALTNRLVLDDAERTVSRMHAQIAWRDGAYRLTDRGSNPALVNGVPLDPGQEVPLAHGDEVQIGGYQLRAEVSAEECTETAFEASHASAAAPDDPFAGLFDVPAAAEPLASPEDRFDFEFDDPASRRSIDELFSLAPCGSSAVSPLIEPITQPNTAHDDDPFASLTGAARPVAPPATQSDAGAELHSAFTPPGARAAPSPSPSPAPVVQDDQRALLDALLQGLAAPGLRIEALTPALMQLIGVLLRESIQGTLDLLCARAAFKREMRTDATIIAAADNNPLKFSPNVDAALTHLLSPPVRGFMPPAAALADACADLRAHQVGMVAGMRAALDGVFERFEPQRIEARLPARSRFDDLMSGNKRRARCWVLFTELYGQLSSEATEDFHMLFGRAFVAAYEAQIGELKRRARR
- the tssH gene encoding type VI secretion system ATPase TssH, whose amino-acid sequence is MAEISRVALFGKLDRLGYKTVESATVYCKMRGNPYVELSHWLMQILETPRSDMERIVAHYGVDAATLARDLTASLDRLPRGATAISDLSEHITDAIERGWVYGTLLYGATKVRTGHLLVGMLKTQRLRNVLIGISRQFERIKPEDLSDNFARIVADSVEEAEDEPHAQAPAAGDETAPASRGRQEALHKYATDLTAKARQGELDPVTGRDEEIRQLVDILMRRRQNNPLLTGEAGVGKTAVVEGFAQRLARGDVPPPLREVALWSLDLGLLQAGASMRGEFEQRLRQVVEDVQASPKPVILFIDEVHTIVGAGGAAGTGDAANLLKPALARGDLRTIGATTWAEYKKHIEKDPALTRRFQVVQVLEPDEHKAVRMLRGVAAVLEGHHRVQLLDEAIEAAVRLSHRYIPARQLPDKAVSLLDTACARVAVSQHATPPQVDDCRRRIEALDVEAQIIAREATVGVDVGTRAADVEAALARERDALGGLEARWNEEKRVVDEVLALRASLREEGEAVDTPPSTRSDRLTRLSQLNARLAELQGDAPLILPSVDAGVVAGVVADWTGIPVGKMMRNELAAVLGLADSLERRVIGQRHALDMIAKRIQTSRARLDNPDKPIGVFLLAGTSGVGKTETALALAETLYGGEQNVITINMSEFQEAHTVSTLKGAPPGYVGYGEGGILTEAVRRRPYSVVLLDEVEKAHPDVHEIFFQVFDKGWMEDGEGRYIDFKNTIILLTSNVGSDVIMSMCRDSAAAPSPEALTAALRGPLLDVFPAALLGRLVTVPYYPLSDAMMADIVRLQLKRIQRRVADNHGIPFEYDDDAVRLIVSRCTEAESGGRVIDALLTNTVLPRISTEYLTRLTEGGALGRIRLSASAGDFIYAFD